The Candidatus Schekmanbacteria bacterium genome contains the following window.
AGCGCCCTTTCTCTGTATTTATAAAATATTTAAAAACATAATAGATGACGAAACAGAAGATTATTATGAGATACCAGTAATTTCTAACAATTACACTAATCTTGATAAGCATCAATGTAGGAAGAGGCAATGCCTGATTTGTTTGTTCAAATATAGCAGTTACTTTGGGAATTACATAAGCAAATAGAAATCCCAAAATTGCAAATCCCACAAATGTCATTATAACAGGATAGGCAAGAGTGCTTCGTACTTTGCTGTTGAGCTCTGCCTGCTTTTCAAGAAATTCGGCAAGCCGTGTAAGTACCAAAGCAAGAGCGCCGCTTGCCTCACCGGAGCGCACCATTCCAATATATAGAGGAGAAAAATAACGTCTATGTTCTGAAAGAGCATCAGCAAGGGAAACACCTTCATTAACCTTTTCTCTTACTTGAAGCAAAACTCTCTTGAATCCTGAATCTTCAAACTGTTCAATCAGAGCTGTCAAGGCATCTACCAATGGAAGCCCTGCCTGAAGAAGAGTGGACATCTGTCTTGAAAAAAGAGCAATTTCCTGCGGTTTGACCCACCTAAATGCATTTCTTATTCCACCAAACTTTCTCTCTTTTGAACCTCCTTCCTCAGACTCAACTTCCTTTAAGTCTGTCAAAAAATAATTCAATTTCCTAACCTTGAGGCGCGCATCTCCCGGTGATTCAGCATTGATAATTCCTGTAATATTTTTGCCTTTGGGATTTATTGCTTTGTACTCGTAAACTGCCATAATGGATTAGCCTTCTCTGGAAACTCTTAGGACTTCTTCGATTGTGGTAATTCCATCTATAACCTTTTTAATTCCATCGTCTTTCAACAATTTCATTCCTTTTCTTATGGCTTCATTTCTAATCGTTGTTGAATCGGCTCGTTCGAGAATTAATTTTTTTATACTATCATCTATTTTCATTATCTCAAATATTCCAATCCTTCCCTTATATCCCATATTCAAACAGGAAGGACATCCTTTCCCTCTATAAATCTTTCCATTTTTCAGCATAGAGCGGCTAAGTCCAATATTGTTCAATTCATCATCATCGGGCTCATATTCTTCCTTACAATCAGGACATAAAACCCTGACTAAACGTTGTGCTATTACACCGCAGAGAGATGATGCAATTAGAAAGGGCTCAATACCCATATCAAGCAATCGTGTAACAGCACCTGCAGAATCATTGGTATGCAAAGTAGAAAGCACTAAATGTCCTGTCAATGAAGCATGAATTGAAATTTCCGCAGTCTCTACATCCCTGATTTCACCTACCATTACAATATCTGGGTCCTGCCTTAAAATTGAGCGTAATCCACTGGCAAAAGTAAGGTCTATTTTAGGATTTACCTGAATCTGCCCAATCCCAAAAAGCTGGTATTCCACAGGGTCTTCAATTGTAATGATATTCTTCTCCGGCGTATTGACGCGCGTCAATGCAGAATATAGTGTAGTCGTCTTTCCGCTTCCTGTCGGCCCGGTTACGAGGATTATTCCATTGGGGCGATTAATAAAATCATTGAGAATCTGGTAATTTTCTGCATCCAATCCAAGATCATCCATATCAATAAGTACACTCGTCCTGTCAAGCAATCTCATTACAACGCGTTCACCAAAGGAGGTTGGTATAACCGACACTCTTAGGTCTATGAAATGTTCTGCAATCTTTATTTTTATCCTCCCGTCCTGAGGCAGTCTCTTTTCTGCTATATCGAGATCTGCCATAATCTTTATTCTTGATATAACAGCGGCATGGTATTTTCTTGGAAGGGACAGTGTGTTATATAAAATTCCATCAATTCTATATCTCACGCGCAGTTCTTTATCAAAAGGTTCGATATGAATATCGCTTGCTCTTTCTTTAACTGCTTGGAAGAGAATAGTATTGACAAATTTGATTATAGGAGCTTCATTGGCAACATCTAAAAGGTCACGCGGTTCTTCTGAAAGAGAAGATAAAGAAGCCAATACATCACTGTCATAATCAGTATCAAGCTCTTTAATCATCTCTTCGGTGTTGGCAGAATCTCTGCTGTAGAATTTGTTTATTGCTTCAATTATAGAAGCTCTTGGAGAAAAGACAGGAACAGAAGGTGTCTCAAGAAATAGTGATAAATCATCGATAACATTTATTTGAAAAGGGTCAGCCAAAGCAATCCGAATATTCCCATTCTCAGATTTCAAGGGGACAGCATTCATATTTTTTAAATAACTTAACGGTATCTTTTTTAAAATTTCAGTGTCAATCTCATCTTCTCCTATATTTTCTATATAAGGATAGCCAAAGACTCGGCTTAAATGCATCAAAACTTCCCTTTCAGATGAAATTCCTGCATCAACGATTCTGCCTATTAAA
Protein-coding sequences here:
- a CDS encoding type II secretion system protein GspF, with amino-acid sequence MAVYEYKAINPKGKNITGIINAESPGDARLKVRKLNYFLTDLKEVESEEGGSKERKFGGIRNAFRWVKPQEIALFSRQMSTLLQAGLPLVDALTALIEQFEDSGFKRVLLQVREKVNEGVSLADALSEHRRYFSPLYIGMVRSGEASGALALVLTRLAEFLEKQAELNSKVRSTLAYPVIMTFVGFAILGFLFAYVIPKVTAIFEQTNQALPLPTLMLIKISVIVRNYWYLIIIFCFVIYYVFKYFINTEKGR
- the gspE gene encoding type II secretion system protein GspE; its protein translation is MSVLKNIISDFLKNKNVPEYTIREIISPADDSKKSDSESLIGRIVDAGISSEREVLMHLSRVFGYPYIENIGEDEIDTEILKKIPLSYLKNMNAVPLKSENGNIRIALADPFQINVIDDLSLFLETPSVPVFSPRASIIEAINKFYSRDSANTEEMIKELDTDYDSDVLASLSSLSEEPRDLLDVANEAPIIKFVNTILFQAVKERASDIHIEPFDKELRVRYRIDGILYNTLSLPRKYHAAVISRIKIMADLDIAEKRLPQDGRIKIKIAEHFIDLRVSVIPTSFGERVVMRLLDRTSVLIDMDDLGLDAENYQILNDFINRPNGIILVTGPTGSGKTTTLYSALTRVNTPEKNIITIEDPVEYQLFGIGQIQVNPKIDLTFASGLRSILRQDPDIVMVGEIRDVETAEISIHASLTGHLVLSTLHTNDSAGAVTRLLDMGIEPFLIASSLCGVIAQRLVRVLCPDCKEEYEPDDDELNNIGLSRSMLKNGKIYRGKGCPSCLNMGYKGRIGIFEIMKIDDSIKKLILERADSTTIRNEAIRKGMKLLKDDGIKKVIDGITTIEEVLRVSREG